A genomic stretch from Thalassophryne amazonica chromosome 18, fThaAma1.1, whole genome shotgun sequence includes:
- the LOC117530631 gene encoding immune-associated nucleotide-binding protein 7-like has translation MECKCREDGDAGDAVAGLWLSSSGVRMGAFTVVGYLLYRFSQTLPALIRWPIRIFCSLTGLSTLWSWVGHLVGTIRGIQTLVKWLSRIWLFVLGCSSKLPQLFGAIPAHTGSKTSNLSCPIETELTLILLGPSGGGRTPLADTLLGCSVAQRQAATGPLMESSRRRAVVDGREITVIDTPDLLSLSLGHNKRAREALRSLQLSSPGPHAFLLVIPAPTHSTEVELNAAQAIQTILELFGLEVRQYIIPVVTHADCLGSRCSLNQLLEVDAGSLKTAMTLCGQMPEVVDNRPDRPLEAQTVMRRQLIDRVTEMKVLRGRFVHELQRRKDRLTEELLANMASTLARKLAHV, from the exons GCTTGTGGCTGAGCAGCAGCGGCGTCCGGATGGGAGCATTTACGGTGGTCGGGTATCTTCTCTACAGATTCTCACAGA CCCTTCCAGCTCTGATCCGATGGCCGATCCGGATCTTCTGCTCTCTAACTG GTCTGTCAACTCTGTGGAGCTGGGTGGGCCACCTGGTGGGAACCATCCGAG GAATCCAGACACTGGTCAAGTGGCTGTCTCGAATTTGGCTATTTGTTTTAG GATGTTCCTCAAAGTTGCCACAGTTGTTTGGTGCCATCCCAGCGCACACAG GGTCCAAGACATCCAACTTGTCGTGTCCTATTGAAACGGAACTGACCCTCATCCTCCTGGGGCCCAGTGGTGGTGGGCGGACCCCCCTGGCAGACACCTTGTTGGGTTGTAGTGTGGCCCAGAGACAAGCAGCCACAGGACCGCTGATGGAGAGCAGCAGGCGTAGAGCGGTGGTGGATGGCAGAGAGATTACGGTGATCGACACACCAGATCTGCTGAGCCTGTCGTTGGGACATAACAAGAGAGCAAGGGAAGCCCTGAGGAGCCTTCAGCTTTCCAGTCCTGGACCACACGCCTTCTTGCTGGTGATCCCGGCTCCAACGCACAGTACAGAGGTCGAGCTTAATGCCGCTCAGGCAATCCAAACCATCCTGGAACTTTTTGGACTTGAAGTCAGGCAGTACATTATCCCAGTTGTCACACACGCAGACTGTCTCGGATCAAGGTGTTCCCTCAATCAGCTTCTGGAAGTGGACGCTGGCAGTCTGAAAACAGCTATGACCCTTTGTGGCCAAATGCCTGAAGTGGTGGACAACAGGCCAGATCGCCCCCTAGAGGCACAGACGGTGATGCGCAGGCAGCTCATTGATCGTGTGACAGAGATGAAGGTGCTGAGGGGGCGTTTTGTCCACGagctgcagaggcggaaggaccgacTCACGGAGGAGCTGCTGGCCAACATGGCGTCTACACTGGCCAGAAAGCTGGCACACGTGTGA